Part of the Archocentrus centrarchus isolate MPI-CPG fArcCen1 chromosome 4, fArcCen1, whole genome shotgun sequence genome is shown below.
gTGCACGCAGGCTGGAGTCGGTGGAGACAAGGATTGGCGCAATTTGTGGCAGAAGGAGAGTAGCaaaagtgaaagggaagatttactagatggtagtgagacctgttaTGATATTCAGTTTGGAGACagtgacactgacaaaaagacaggaggaggagctggaggtggcagggTTGAACATGCTAAAATTATAATTGGGAGTTACCAGAATGGACACGATCAGAAAGGAGTATATCAGAAGGACGGCTCAGGTTGAGAGTTTTGGAgaaaaagttagagaggcaagactaagatggtttggacatgtaaagaggagggagggatagtggatgtaTTGGgcagctgccaggcaggaggcaAAGAGGAAGATTTCAGATGGGATTCGTGGATGTAGGgtaggaggacatgcagagagctggtgtgacagagaaggatgttagggagagagtgagatggaggcagatgatccactgtagCAACCTCTATAAGGAACAACCGATAGAAGACCCAGAGGACTGATTTTGGTGGTTTAATCTCAAGGATCCAGTGACCTCATATCTGCCCCATTCTCGTGAACACAAAATTTCAAGAATGTCTGAAGATAAACTGATCAGATTTTAGTCAAGCTTGGGCCATAGCACAAGTTCATGCAGAAATTATGACCAATTTTCACACAGATGTctgaaagtatatatatatatatatatatatatatatatatatatatatatatatatatatatatatatatatatatatatatatatattaaaaaaaaaaggttttatatCAGTAATCTCAAAATGATGACACACTTGAGTCAAAcgttttaaaaatcaaatgttgCACTTTGTGCATTCTTAATTTAAATGCTACTGGGTTAGAACATGCAACAGCTCACTTGTGAAAAAGCAATGTCTGGTTTCTTTTGTATAAGAAACCTCTATACAGTAGAGGTGGGTGTTAAGTTGTGCAAAGTGCAGACACATTATTTTCTTGGGCCACTGCTTGAGTGCAGcagcaaacatgcacacaaacagaaaacatgcacCTCAAACATGTGGGAGGCAGAAACTTACTCACTGAGTGATTATCTTCAGAGCCTTTACTCCAAACATGTTGTGCTGAATAGGTGTGTTTTACACCACTGAGCAGAGACAGTGTTCTCTTTTTGCTCAAACATTAGTTGAGCTTGTTAATTCATGTGGCTGTCCATGTGCAAAAATGAAGTAGTTTTCTTAACATTAACTTTTTGCTGTAGTTTTAACctaaattgttacatttttggaaAGCTTATTAGAATCAAAAGCTGAAATGTCTTATTTAAAACTGTATTCACGTgtttacagttacagtgggtcTGAGTATCTGGACAATGACACaacttttgtaattttgtctttgcacaccaccacagtggattttcaatcaaacaatcaagatgtgactgaagtgcagactttcagctttaatttgagatgttcagcaaacacacagaattaaagtttttaggaattacagacattttcatACATAGTCCATTCAGAAGCTGGAGTGGAATTCCAAGTGTTGTACTTGGATTTGGTagacctgatctcaacccaacagagcagcctttctgttattaaatacaaaactgaatgcagagagacccacaaacaagtgGCTGTAGTAAAGACCTACtggagcatctcaagggagcaAACACAGCACTTGATGATGTCCATGGCTTCAGGCAGTCACTGAAGGATTTTagtccaagtattaaaaacaatcctcatACGTAAAATAATGTTAGtctaattacttttgagcctctgaaaaaggTGGgcctgtgtataaaaatgcctGCAATTCTGAAACAgtttaatgcaatacttttgttgaaCATCTCAAACATCTCTTAAAGTTGAAAGTCACTGTGGTGGTTGGtgtgcagaggcaaaactgCAAAAGTTGTGTAATTGTCCAAAAACCTACAGTCCTAACTGTATTTCAGTGGTTTAGAGATGGCCCTTTATCAGCAGTTACCACTTTGAGTCTTCTAAGTCTTCACAACTTTTTCACATCTGGATGAGGCTCATGAAATCAATGGATTAAGACGCGTTGCTCCATACTTGTGCGTCACTCTGGTTTTCTTCAAAGAACTCTCTCTATTTTGCTGCTTTCATTTCCTTGTGCGTTCTCACCAGtctccctgtccctgctgatgaGAAGCGTGAACAGTATGATGCCGTTCAGATAAGATTTCATCTCAGTCAGGCAGTTAGGCAGTAGGGTGTTTACCAGACACAGCACTTCAGGTTCTACCaaaagaatttatttttatctcatCAGTCATTTGCGTGGTTTCCATTTAGCCTCCTACTCTAATCAGCCAATACAGGGAGCAAAAGCCCTGCAGAGCTGACGCCATGAGCCTGTTTGGGGGCTCACTAAAACCGAAAGTCTTCTTGCACAGACTTTGCAATGTTTCTAAGTTTCAGTTTATTATAAGGTGAAAAAACATCCACATCTGTGCATAACCTGAGATCACAGCTTTATTACGTGGtcttgacagaaaaataaatgttgagGTTATCGGTGATTTGCTTGGGTAAGTCCCTGTGAAGTACTAAAAcgctgcttgattttttttaccCGTCAAAGGCTCCATGACCCAACACAGACTAGTAGATAAAAAGTGCATTCTTTAAACTCTAAGTGTTGAGCTTTAACTTCAAGTACTGCGTGGGGGAGAAAaacgaaaaaaacaaaaacagtccagAATCTCAGGTACAGcatctttattaattttttaaaaagcacactCTGAAGACTTTACACATCACCCCAACATGCACTGCTACCATCAATTTAATGAGCAGTTTCTGTTCATAGACACATAGATCCAGTACAGTACATTCAGGAACAAAGGACATTATTTACACAGcccaaaaaataaagtttatcatTTCTACATCCATTTACACCTAAAATACAGTGCTTATATCAAGAAGAAACAGTTCAGTAGTATGCAATAAAGTAACGCGTGACAGGATGGTAAATTTGGTAGCTTGCTAGAATTCTAAATTTAATTTTTCTACTTTAGTTCTGTATTATTTCCCTTGTGAGTATCTGCTTGCTTCCCACCAAAGTTTAACTAaagaatgcatttttaaattacagtgaGAACTAAATCAATCAAAAACATCAATAAGTATTCAAAAAGagaacttcagaggctgtgcaTGCAGGTATTGCACATAGTGTCAGATTGTTGTTGTCAAACTTGCATGATAGTGGCGAGCTACCACAGCAGTTAATGGAAAACTCATTAACGGCTGTGGCCTTTGAGTATACAGTACTGATGAGCTGATCGGTAACTGATCATTAACCACATTATTGATGGTGTCCCTGAAACCTTTTCCTTCTTCTGGTGTTTAAAAATAGAGGACAGGCAATGAGTCAAAACTGCGGTAAATACCATGATGCAAAAGAAGTAACCGAACCTGAAAACCAAAAGTGAGCTTGCTAAGATCTCACACAACGTTCAGCATGGGAGTGAAGATGAATGTTGGAGATGGGGTGAAGCAGAAGATAAATGGTTTTCATGTTGGAAATGTCActgaggtgtaaaaaaaaaaaaaaaaaaataggactgTGGGATTTTTTTGATGATGCGTTATCAGTCAAGACTGCCTAatccaggaaaataaaataaaatagatggTATGTGCAGCCAGTTATTAAGATCTATAggaacattttaaaagtgaCCTCTAAGCAGCTGTGCGAATGTACAAATCATTACCTTGGTAACTTAGAAATTTGAGGATACTGGAGTTTGTTTAATATtgtaaaaaaggaaacaatCTTCAGTGGTGGTTTTGGTGTCTAAACCTGACAAACCTTTGAGCCACTACAGTACAGTGACACCAGCTGCACGTGCCTGCACGTGCTTCCTTCAACCAGACTGCAAGTGAACTACAAAGTAGATGGTATAAACACAGAGCTGCCAGATGTGGACTGAATCATTCTTTTAAAGTGGAAACATGCCTGTTCTTCCTGTTTCATTCCTGAAACAGGAACTTCAGGAACACTTAAACAGCCATTTACAGTTCCTTTTTGATGTTTTAGTTGTTTCAGTCACATGTGATCCTCAGAAGTACTGTTATAACTTTAGACAATGTTAGCTACAGGGACTTACAAATACAGCTCGTGACATTCTCCAAACCAATCTGTAAATTCATTTGTCAATACTGTGGCAagtttttgaacattttttaaaataaatattaaaagcatCAGAAATTTTCTGAAAAGGTGGTCAGTGTAACAAAGTCGGGCTATTTTTAGTGGCTTATTACaacagtatatgtgtgtgtgtgtgtgtgtgggggggtcaTGTTAGGTTATAAACTTGACACAAAAAAGTGAagacatttgtgtttggttgatgatttctttgttgtagcaatgcttcttggcaataaatcagCTTCTTCAGCTTGTTTtaagcttctggtaccccaggtgctgacaggtcaggcttgtcatcactGGAAGTAATCTCAATGCAGAGCGATATCAAGATGAGagtctgcaaccagtggcaatcccacaTCTCTACAGTCTGGGACCAATCTctgtcctccaagatgacaacagTCGCCCCCACAGAGCgaggtttatcagagactattTGAGAATTTGGGAGTGTggccaagctggtgaccagcatgaggaggaggtgccaggctgttgtacCTGTgcatggttcttccacatgctacttgttaaatgaataaactgttaaattgccaatatgtcttatttcttcagacttcagccatccaatccaataaaagACACCAAATAAGATGTGGTCTTATAAATGTGGCACCctttaaagggaaataaacaagAGTATaggatttattgccaagaagcattgttacaccAAAGCataaatttccttactttctgTGCTAAGTTCACTTTCTTAGTTgttaaaaacagtgaaacagtaaTGTATAATATACTTTGGATAAAAAGGAATCCCTTCATTGGTCATTCTGGtctaaaaaaaatcctaaaatttGCATCTCTTTGTGATGCCCCCCAACACAAATTAAGAGTGAAAGAAAATCAAAGCTGTAACTGTAACTGAGTATGTTCTGGCTTGAGGTTTGCCACAGCAGCTGCTTGCATTTCAATTTCAAGACCACCAAACACAAAGTGACACCTACATACACACTACCCATGCAGACTCTTCCTCTCCCAAATCTTTTGTTTGTGAAATAGTGCAATAAGCCTGAAAGGGCATGTTCCTGTATTACAaaagcacacaacacacacacacacacacacaacacacacacacacacacacacacacacacacacacacacacacacacacacatatgtgtgtgtgtgtatatatatatatatatatatatatatatatatatatatatatagacatatAGACATTTAGGTTATGTACAGAACAAAAAATTAGCATGTTTACAATCAGCCGTACATCACATGTATCTCTTCTCTTGGAGATAGCTGACAGCTGCATACTCTGTATCTCTTGGGTTAATCTCCACAGCTGTTGGAGGTCTTCTGGGGAAGTCCAAGACACTGTAGATCACCGAGGCTGTGGGCATACTGCTCGATGACTCAATTGATTCCTGTGAAAATGACTGGAGTCAGGCTGAAGAATTTCTGTAGTTGTTCTCTATGTTTATCTTCATACActtttccctttaaaaaaaaaatctttcttacATGCACTGTGAGAGTTGAGCTTTGGCCTggcctttgttgttgttgttgttgttgttgttgtttgtctgcataagaagaaaaacaggtgaaatgGTAAGTCaggtaaatatttttatttcagccgCGTATATATCATGAGTTTTGCTGAAGAGGCATTTGTGGATGTTATAAACCAAAATTTCCTTATCAAATTTCTGCTAATTATCGCTACAGCCCACGGTAGTTTATCCATGATTTACATATTTTCCGTTgttatactaaaaaaaaaaaacccgttaaaacagaaaaatctaaACTTTAAAGACATTAAATTGCTGCATGTTTTGGAATTTTTTAGATGATAGGAAGTAAGAGTAGGAGTATGCTACACTACCTAGGAGTGTGAAGGAAATAACATCCAAGATAAGTCTCTGATGCAccagataagaaaaaaaaaaaattcaacggAAGTGTTCGTGCAATTAAACAGGAGACAAAGTTTCACTCTGCCAGTTTAAAatcaacaaaataaacattactGGGTGGAGTCAAAAAAGACTGCATGGTTATCAGTGAGCTTTTATCGTGCTCATATCAGCCTTTTGTCACCATTACACAGTGTTAGGATTGCTTTTTACTTACTTAATGCTAAGCTAGGCTTAACATCATCTCCTGACCCCATCTCTggaaacaaatatgaaaaaaaaaatggtattgGTCTTCTTATGAAAATACCAGtacatgaataaatgaatgaattagtATGCAGATTAAATGATAATTGGCCATAGCAAGCTAAAGTGATCAAAAGCAAAGAATCCTATGTTTAAGTTTatcaaattaaaccattttaaaacaaataatggCCAAAataagttacattttattttagtttgatgAAGTCTGGCTTTAACTTTTTTAATAACAtagtttaagcttttttttatgtttgtgccAAACACTTAACATTTTCTGTCCTCGAATGGTGCAAGTACGCCATGTGAATTGCTAACGAGAGCAGTTTTGTTTCCACCATCTATCGGTTTTGAGCAAGATTTCTGTCTTTCTGGACAACGGCTGGGCCGGATTAGCACAACATGATACAGGATTGCACAGTCAGCAAAAGCTTGCATTTGTATACACGTACGGGAACTCTTCAAGTGTGGTTTCTGAGGTCACAGGGGCTGTCAGATTATTTCAACGCGCCAGCGTTCCTACTCAAAGTAGGCCAGAGGGGTTCACCTTTGAAGTGAAAGCGCTCTCGTATTAGTGAACAAATAATGCAAGCTATTTTTTTCCACCCATCTCTCAGTGATAGTAGGAACAATTAGATTTACATGCACTGAAGGAGGACTTATTTTCAAAAGAGATGAATCATCGCATCTATCACAAGGATGTGAAACTGCAATCTGGTTTGCATTTTTGAGCATCTAACCACACAACTGCAAATTTTTTCCACAGAATAACAAATGTTTCCTTACCCATTACATTGCCTGCTTGAAAAACTAGTAAATACTACCGACTGCAGCCTTATACAGCTTATACAGACAATTTGGCTTTATACTGCTGCAGTATTTATATTTTGAGAATACTGAATTAAAACTTCCTGATATGTCAGGTCAAATATTAGCATGGATTTTATTATAATTCAGCTAATATTATGTTTAAACTACAGCATgggaatgaaaataaaatcctacatctgcaaaaaaaaaaaacaaaaaaaaaacaaggtaatttTAACTCATATTCTGACTACAGACACAATATATCCATGAAATTTGgagatgaagatttttttttaatatagttaTATAGTATATAGTTGCTTACCTGTAGGTTTCACGAGACTACAGATCAACCATGGGAGTACTGTAGCTAACAGGACCACAGGTAAAACCGCGAGGACGATGACGATGTTGGTAATGGGACTACTTTCATTGACATGAGCTCCCGTGTGCGTAGTCAACGTTGGAGGAGCTGTAGGAGTTAAaagaatatcatgaaaatatGTACTCGCCTCTCATATTTTCTCACCATGTCATTGACAAGAAATGAAACCCAAAATGAGAATTGTGAAAGATACTGAATAGGTTTAGATCCCAGTGGATCTATGCACATTTTCACTGCACTGTTAAACAAATGCAGTATTACACATattttaaaacagcaacaacagagaTAAAGTACGGCAGGCAGTGAAATTAGACACTTTGACTCTTTCTTGTGGGCTGCAAGCTGATACTGTAAACCAACCTGAAGGTGTAAACAGTGATCAGCGATCTACATTTCTATAAACATTAACAAGTAACTTCATATACTGTGAATTGTTCCAAGTGGTCACAATACAAAAGGCTCAGTAATCTCAGCTACTttattgcagtgtgtgtgtgctggtcaTGTGATCTCAACTGCTTTAATCTAGACTGAAATATCTCAGCAACTCCACAAATGGATGAATTTTACTGATGAGTTTGATGAGTCTGACTTTCCAACTAGCTTCATTGTCAGGTAGAGAAATGAATATGCCCAATAGCCCAGTCATGACcaaatatttgtaaaattaATTTATGTTTAGTGCAAAAACATGTTGACTACTTTGTTAAGATTGCTGAGAATGTGAAATTGGTAAACGCGCTCCTGCTCTATATCAAGATGTAAACATAGCGGCATTAGTAATTAGCATTTAGGTCAAAGCACTGTATTGCCTAACTAGCCAACCAGGCTAATAAGTGAAGGTGGTATTAATCCTGTACTGCTCTGGTGCTCTGGTATCTACAGCAGAGTGATGTTTCATGAGGGACTGGCTGAATATTAACTATCCTCTAAAATCTTGCAATATGGTGtgaaaaaatataacttttt
Proteins encoded:
- the LOC115778847 gene encoding uncharacterized protein LOC115778847 — encoded protein: MGENTITKPLGLVLIITAHIVFNDPSHAEVIGTLGSNITLQFIFNISFTKTNYIAIYTLGEKKIDDYAKWKRSFDIYPQNSSVFYHITNLTINHSNTYWASVFLGFGSPEKSNEVQLIVEERNTSSTAPPTLTTHTGAHVNESSPITNIVIVLAVLPVVLLATVLPWLICSLVKPTEMGSGDDVKPSLALNKQQQQQQQQQRPGQSSTLTVHESIESSSSMPTASVIYSVLDFPRRPPTAVEINPRDTEYAAVSYLQEKRYM